Within the Barnesiella intestinihominis YIT 11860 genome, the region TTTCAAGTTGCTGAATATGTTCAAGTTTTTAATAAAATCTTCTTCCGAAAGCACCCAAGCGACAGCACCCGAAGCAAAGTTGGCAAATTTGTTTCCGGGAGCGAAGCGGCTCGAACCGTCCCGACGATACGAAGCAGTAAAGATGTAACGATCTTTCAACACATAGTTGGCACGACCCAGCAATGAAACCAATGTAGCCTCGCCACGATTACTGGTGGGAGCGTCGATGGTCAACGCTTGCGAAAGGTTGTAGTCTTCGGTAATGTCGGTAGGGAAATTTGAGGCGTTGATAGCCTTGCCACCCCAGTTGGTATTTTCATAAGTGAAACCGGCTACTACATTCAAGTGATGAATATCGGCAAAAGTTTTGTCGAAGGTCAACACAGACTCGGCCGTTATATTTTGGTAGAAGTTATCACTCTTACCGGCACGACCGTTGTAGTTTTTACCTTCACCTGTTTCACGGGGATAGTAGGTAGAACGCTCGTTGTCGGTATAGCTCATACCGAAGTTCTGACGGAAGCGCAACCAATCGGTAAATTTAATCTCCAAGAAAGCCGAGGTAAAGACATTGATCGATTTCAATTCGTCCTTAGCCGTATTTACATAGGTACGGGGGTTGGCCGACAGCCAGAAGTATTCATCGTCTTGTGTATGGTCGCCCACATAAATCGTGGGAGGATACAACATGGCCGAACGAATGATACTGTAATCATAGGAATTAGATTTGGCAAAACGGGTATTCGACTTGGTAAAGTTGATATTCAAGCCGGTATTTAACCACGATTTTACTTGACTACCCACGTTGGCGCGCACAGCTAAACGGTCGTAACCCGAGTTGCGTATAATACCGGTTTGGTCGGTATAGTTACCCGAGAAAGCATAGTGCGATTTATCGTTACCACCCGATACGCTGATGTTGTACTCTTGGGTAAAGGCGTCTTGCAAGATTTCGTCCAACCAGTTAGTACCTTCGACCCACTCACGGTTTCCATACTCGTCCTCGTGCCAACCCGGATTCAAGAAGTCTTCGGGTGCGGGCTCATACGTACCCGACTCAGGTATAATGTTGTTCTGCGGGTCACGACGATAATTCCAGTCACCCCGGTAAGGCAGGTAAGCATACGGAGTGTTGTCGTACAAAGCGTTGTTGATCGTAGCTTCGTTCACGAAGTTGGCATACTCATAAGCATTGAGGCTCTCCACGATTTTCGAGATCTTCGAAAGACCGAAGTTCGCCGAGAATTCAACTTTGGCAGCTCCCGATTTACCTTTTTTCGTTGTAATCAAGACAACACCGTTGGCTCCACGAGAACCGTAGATAGCCGTTGCCGAAGCATCTTTAAGAACATCGATCGACTCGATATCGTTGGGGTTAATCAACGACAACGGATTGGAAGTGGTGTTGTTGTTTTCGTTTGCGCCGCTCGTCGGTGCGCTACCCGCATCGAAAGGAATACCATCTACGATATACAATGGTTGTGAACTGGTCGAAAACGAGTTTGCACCACGAATGGTAATACTCATACCCGAACCGGGAGCACCATCGTTAGAATTAACTTGCACACCAGCCAATTTTCCTTGTAGGGCTTGGCTGAAACTTGTCGGATTACCGATCATTAAATCCTCGCTTTTGATAGAAGCGACGGCTCCCGACAAATCCTTCTTACGCATCGTACCATAACCGATGACAACAACCTCATCGAGCGATTTTGAATCCTCACTCAACTGCACGTCGATCTGTGTTTTATTGCCCACGGTTACGTCTTCCTTTGTATATCCGATAAATGAAAAACGTAACACCGATTTAGGACCTTTCACCACAATCGAATATTGTCCGTCTACATTGGTAATTGTTCCGTTACCTTTCGAATTCAACTCGGTAACATTAGCGCCGGGAATAGGTAAGCCCGAATCATCGGCTACTACTCCCTTCACCACTATGTCCGCCATAGCGGTCGTTGCCCAAAACACAGCCACTACAAACGACATAGCTCTGAGCATTTTACCCACCATTTGAGAACGTGGGAAAGAAAACAGGTTTCTTTTCATTTGTAATAAATTTAAAATTAACAATCTTATTTTGATATTATTTCTTCTCTTTCTTTGTGCGATATACAGCCTCGTTATATTGCCGTATAAACTTGCGACTTTGGCGACCGGCCGGCTTAATGAGAGATTCGTCCCAACCACCGTTTTTGTCGGCTCTCGGTAACAACATCGAACAAGTCTCGTTTTTGTCCGAAATTGACCAATTCACCCAACTGATTTTATGAGCTTCCATCCACTCTACCCAGCGAGTCCACTCTTCAATGTCCAATGGACCGTCACCTGTACATTCCATACCGGCACATTCCGATACGAAAATAGGGATCCCCTGCTCCCAAGCAGCAGTAGCTCTATCTCTCAATTCCTGTTTATGGGTAGCCGCATAAAAATGGAGCGTATACATTATATTATTGAAACCCTGCAAAGGGTCGGCTGCAACCAAATGTAAATCTTGATCCCAATGCGGACTTCCTACCAATATTATATTATCGGGGTCATATTTCCTTATTTCGGTGATAATGTCGGTAGCATACTCTTTCACGCTCTCCCAAGTATCTTCCATAGGTTCGTTGTAAATCTCATAAATCACATGAGGATACTTTCCGTACTTCTGAGCCATCATCGAAAAGAAAGCCTTTGCCTCTTCTTTCTGAGGATAATAAGTATGCCAATCTATGATTACATACACATTATTTTTAATCGCAGCCTTTACAACCGCATTTATACAATTAAGAGCGTGTTCGGGGTTCTCTATATAATTATCTTCTATGCAAGTTCCCATCGCAGCACGCAATACAGTGCATTTCCAATCTTCTTTCAGCCACTTTACCGACTTTTTATTATAAAATCGAGGCCACAAATTGTGCCAACCATAACTAACGCCACGCAATACGACAGGCTCTCCCTGCTCACTGCAAAGTTGATTTCCATTTACTTGAAGCTGACCGTATAATTTTACCGGATCAGCCGCCATAGCAGATGATATAACACCGAATAATAACGAAATAATGAATAGCTGTTTTTTAAGCATAACCATGATATTAAATTTACGTTACAAAATAATAGTAAAAAAATAGCGCAAAAAAGTACTTTATTATCCGATAATGATACTTTTTTACCTCAAATGTGATTTTTCAATAAAGGAGAAGCGAATCAAGAAATCTGCAATTGATCTAAGCACCTGTTTATCAACAAAAACTATAATAGACGACCGCCCCGATAAAATGTTTTATATAAAAAGCATTCAAGATTTATTTAAAATTTTTCGAACGGTATTCAAAAGCCATTTATTCATCATGATCATCTAAACTATCCCAAATAGAGTCCTGTTGTTCTATATATTCTTCATAGTAATAAGCGAACCCCTTTCTTTCTGGAATACCCAACGTATCGCACCATTCTTTATAATCGGCCTCCAATTGCTTATCCTCCGCCATCATCGACCGGAATATATCTTCCGATAGATCGAGGGTCCGATACTGTTTAATAATATCATCAAATGTTATGGTAATATCATTACTCATGGCTTTTTCTATTTATCAATTAATATATCTTCGTATTTACAAATATAACTATTCTTTCATAAAAAAAGTTCTACAAAAAACAAAAATGTAAAATTAATCACTCCCCGGAATGCAGCCATTACAATATATAAACGCAAACCGATAAGAAAAATTATTCCCTTTACCAAGAAAAAAGTAGAACTTTCGATTAAAAAGTTCAAAATTTCCCGAATATAGGAATCGTTACTTCATAAAAGAATGATTATCTTTGTTTCAGAAGCAAAAGAGCAGCGCACCGCACAATCAAATAAATTTGTTTCTGCCTTCTTTTGCGCTATCTTTGCATAAAATGCGAAAATACGAACATGATTTACAACGAACGGAACATTCGAAAAGAGATTGTGCTGGAAGCCGCTAAACAAATCATGATGGCGGCCCGCACAGCACCCAAAGGTAAAGGAGTGGATATTATCGAAATAATTACACTCTCGCACGATAGCCTTCCGACTCTATCGGAAAATATGCGCAGCGAAGGGAAAAAACGCGGCATGATGTTTTTTCTGCGCGATGCCGATAATATAGAACAAGCCGACGCAGTTATCCTCATCGGAACCCGCCGACACCCCTTAGGTTTGAATTGCGCATACTGTGGAGCGAAAACGTGTGGTGAAAATCCTGAAAGCAATCCTTGTGCGATTAACTCTATCGATGTGGGAATCGCTATCGGATCGGCTTGTTCGAAAGCTGCCGACCTCCGTATCGACACCCGGGTGATGTTCTCGGCAGGCACAACCGCACAATCTATGAATCTCCTGCCCGGCTGTAACCAAATCATCGCTTTGGCATTGAGCGTATCGTCCAAGAACCCTTTTTTCGACCGTAAATTTCAAGCTCCGAAACAATGACCCCTAACATTTCCTTTCCGGCAGAATGGTATCCCCAATCGGGCATACAGCTCACTTGGCCTCACCCAAACACCGATTGGGCCTACATGCTCGACGAAGTTACCGACTGTTATAAAAAGTTGGCAAGCGAAATTTTCCAAAGGGAAAAGCTCATCATCGTCACCCCCTGCCCCGACGAAGTTAAAAAACAATTACAGGATACGATCGACATCGAATCCGTCCGATTCATAGAATGTCTCACCAACGATACATGGGCACGAGATCACGGCGGTATCACGGTATTCAGAAACGGAGTTCCCGTTATATACGACTTCAAATTCAACGGCTGGGGACTCAAATTCGCAGCTAATTACGACAACCTCATCACTTCGACTTTATATAACGAAAACGTTTTTAACGCCCTATACGAAAATAAGCTCAATTTCGTACTGGAAGGGGGAGCCCTCGAAAGCGACGGAGCCGGAACCTTGCTCACCACGAGCGAATGCCTGCTATCTCCCAACCGAAATGGGGAATGGACACGATCCGTTATCGAAGAATACCTCAAACGGACATTCGGGCTGCAACGCATACTATGGCTCGACCACGGCTATCTCGCCGGAGACGACACCGATAGCCACATCGACACACTGGCCCGATTTGCAGACGAAGATACGATCGTTTACGTACAATGCTCCGATTCGAAAGACGAGCACTACGAAGCATTGCGTAAAATGGAAGCACAACTTCAAACCTTCACAACGATCGGCGGGAAACCGTATAATCTGCTTCCCCTACCCATGCCCGAAGCCGTTTACGATGAAAACGGAGAGCGTTTACCGGCAACTTATGCCAACTTTCTCATCTTGAACGACGCAATCCTGTACCCCACTTATCGACAACCTTTGAACGATAAGAAAGCATTTGAAATACTTCGACAAGCGTTCCCGAATCGGGAAGTCGTAGGAATAGACTGTTCACCGCTCATTCGACAACATGGTTCGTTACATTGCGTAACCATGCAATATCCTCGAAATGTATTACGATAAATATATCCTGTCATGACCGAAAAGAAAATCACTGTCGGAATTATCCAACAACAAAATACCGGCGACATCGCCGACAACAAAAAAAGACTGAAACAACATATCGAACAATGCGCTGCAAAAGGTGCACAGCTCGTAGTCCTGCAAGAACTACATAACAGCCTCTATTTCTGTCAAACAGAATCGACCGATAGCTTCGATTTGGCAGAATCCATACCGGGAGAATCGACCGAATTTTACAGTCGTATCGCCGGTGAGCTGCACATCGTCTTGGTAACCTCTCTTTTCGAACGACGCGCAGCCGGATTGTACCACAACACAGCAGTCGTGTTCGACACCGATGGTTCTATCGCCGGAAAGTATCGTAAAATGCACATACCGGACGACCCTGCCTATTACGAAAAATTCTATTTCACCCCCGGCGATTTGGGATTCACCCCCATAAAAACCTCCATCGGTACACTGGGGGTATTGGTATGTTGGGATCAATGGTATCCCGAAGCAGCCCGCCTCATGGCACTGCAAAGAGCCGACATGCTCATCTACCCTACGGCCATCGGCTGGGAAAGCTCCGACACCCCCCAAGAACAAAAGCGACAACAAGACGCGTGGATTATTTCCCAACGAGGACACGCCGTCGCCAACGGACTACCTGTTGTAGCTGTCAACCGTGTGGGACATGAACCCGATCCCTCTGGACAAACCAACGGCATACAATTCTGGGGACACAGCTTCGTCTGCGGTCCGCAAGGTGAAATACTGGCCGCCGCTCCCGACGACAGCGAATGGTGTGAAGTCGTAGAAATAGATTTAACCCGCTCCGAAAACGTTCGGCGCTGGTGGCCGTTCTTGCGAGACCGCCGTATCGACTCGTACAACGATATATTGCGAAGATTCATCGATTAACCGTATCTCGAAAAACAAAAGCACGGAACCTCTTCACCCGATTCCCCGATGTACCGAACCGAACCTTCGTTATAAAATAATAAAAAAGGACATAAATCTCCGCAAAACAGCTATTTTTGTAAATTATTAGCGTCAAGATATGGACACAAAAAAAAATATCACGGACAAACAACTGGCATTGGATAAGCGTTATATACGAATGGCGCAAATCTGGGCTGAAAACTCTTACTGCCAGCGTCGTAAAGTCGGAGCTTTAATTGTAAAAGACAAGATGATAATCTCCGACGGGTACAACGGTACACCTGCCGGATTCGAAAACTGCTGCGAAGACGAAAACGGCCACACATATCCTTTCGTTTTGCATGCCGAGGCAAATGCCATCACCAAAGTCGCTCGCAGCAACAACAGCAGCGACGGAGCGACTCTATACGTGACGTCCTCGCCTTGTATCGAATGTTCCAAGTTGATTATACAAGCAGGTATCAGTCGTGTCGTATTTTCGGAATACTACCGGCTCCAAGACGGTATCGAACTTCTGCAAAAAGCCGGCATACAAGTGGATTTCATTGATCCGCAAGCCGATGAATCTATAAAGTAAAAAGCTAAACTATCCTATTAAATATGAATAACGAAAAAGCTCGTTTCGTCTGGGTCCCGTTACTAATAGCCGTGGCTATCGCCGGGGGAATTTTAATCGGACGATTTTTCTCTGCCGATACCTCTTTCGGCAAAACAGCAAGGTATGACAAAATCGAAAGTTTGTTGCAATGCATCGAGCAACAATACGTCGACACGGTAAACAGGAACGATCTCATAGAAAATGTCGTGCCCAAAGTCATAGGAGAGTTAGATCCCCACTCTGCCTACATTCCGGCAAAAGATCTGGAAAGCGTCAATGAAGAGTTAGAAGGCTCGTTTAGTGGAATCGGGATACAATTCAATATACTGAACGACACCATCAACGTTGTCAGCGTCATTTCCGGCGGCCCCTCCGAAAAAGTAGGAATACTGGCCGGAGACCGCATCATCTCGGTCAACGATTCTGCTTTCGTTGGTAAAAACATTAGTAACGAAAAAGTCATGAAAAATTTGCGGGGACCTAAGGGAACGACCGTGAAACTCGAAATCTTACGCAAAACAGCGAAAAATCCGCTCATTTATGAAGTAACGCGCGGAGATATTCCCGTCAACAGCGTTGATGCGGCTTATATGCTCAACGACAAATCGGGATATATAAAAATCAGCAAATTCGGCAAAACCACTTACGACGAATTTATTACAGCCCTCTCCAAACTACACAATCAAGGAGCCGAAAACTTCATTATCGACTTGCGTGGCAATAGCGGAGGATTGATGGACGCTGCAATCAATATGGCGAATGAATTCCTTCCTGCCAACCGGTTAATAGTCTATGCCGAAGGAAAAGCATTCGAACGGGAAGACGCCGTTTCGAACGGCACGGGAACATTCCAAAAAGAACAAGTCGTAGTTCTCACGGACGAATGGTCCGCGTCGGCCAGTGAAATATTCGCAGGAGCCATACAAGACAACGACAGAGGTTTGATAATCGGACGCCGAACATTCGGCAAGGGACTGGTACAACAACAAATCCCCTTCCGTGACGGATCGGCCATTCGACTGACGGTAGCTCGTTACTATACACCTTCCGGCCGTTGTATCCAAAAAGAATATCAATTAGGGAAATCCGAAGATTATAGCATGGATATCGTAAACAGATATATGCACGGTGAATTTTTCAATGCCGACAGTATCAAACAGAACAAAGAGTTGGTGTTCCACACGGTCAACGGGCGTGAAGTATACGGCGGAGGCGGAATTATGCCCGACATATTCGTTCCACGAGACACGACGGGTGTCACCTCCTACTTCAACAACGTAGCCAACGAAGGTCTGCTCTATCAATACGCATTCGACTACACAGATAAATACCGCGACAAATTGTCAACAGCAAAAGATGTCGAATCCCTATTGAGTATACTTGAACCCAACACTCTCTTAAACAGTTTCGTTCAATACGCCGCCCAAAAAGGAATACGCCCCCGTCCCGTTTACATCAATATTTCAAGAAAATTAATCGTAAACACGTTGCAGGCATACATAGCCCGGAACATATTGGGAGAAGAAGCATTTTACAAACTGCTACTACGAGATGACGAAACCTTGCGAAAGGCTCGGGATATAGTGAATAAAGGCGAAGGATATCCCGAATTGCCGGCAGAAAATCAAGTTCCTCGATGAGCGAAAAACAACAACTGCGGCAACAGGTCAAACAGTTGAAACAGGCTATCTCCTCGGAACAGCGAGTAGCTTTATCACAAAATATATGCTCGGCAATAGAAAAGCTACCCGGTTTCGAAACAGTCTCGCGCATACTGCTTTATCACGCCTTGACTGACGAGGTCGATACCGGTTTAATGTTATCCAGATGGAGCAAAAAAAAACAACTGTACCTACCCATAGTGAACGGCGACAATCTCATCGTCAGCCCCTACGATCCTCGGTTCCTTAAACAAGGGGCTTTCGGTATTTGGGAACCGGGTAACACCCGGGAAACCGATCCCGGTTCGATAGACTGGATAATCGTACCCGGAGTAGCGTTCGACAAAAAGCTGAATCGATTGGGACGAGGAAAAGGATATTACGACAAACTGCTCGTCCAGACCTCCGCCACAAAAATTGGAATCTGCTATGAACTGCAACTGTTCGACGAAATACCGGCAGAGCCCCACGACATAAAAATGGACTTTATAATTACCGAAAACAATATCATTCATAGAAAGGACGAATTATGGCACTAATAAACGCCGAGACAAAGCTTTGCGACGTTATCTTGCACGAACCCTCCGTCATACCGGTTATCAATCGATTCGGTATTATTCTGGGGGTCGGCGACAAAAGCATACGTACCGTATGCGAAGAAAAAAATCTAGACTGCGAGTTTTTCGTGACCATACTCAACACCTTTATCAACGAAGACTATTTTCCGGAAAACCGGCTCAAATCATTTTGCGCTACACAAATAGTAAACTACCTCACCCAAACGAATGCCTACTATGAACAATTCCAGATACCCAATATAGAACGACATTTCAATTTCTTGATAAACCAAAGCGACAGCGAGAACAACAATCTCGAACTTATGAAGCAATTCTTCGACGAACTGAAAAAAGAATTGTTGTCGCGCATAGAAAATGACAAGAATTGCTGGTTTCCCTCTATCAAAGTCGCTGCCGAAACCCTGCACGGGGAATATTACGGAGAAAAATTTCAACCCGATACAGAAGAAAACGATTCTTTGGAAGAAAAATTAGACGATCTTAAAAGCCTGTTTGTTATTCATCTAAAAGGCGAATACGATCTCAATCTTTGCCACGGTGTCATATTCGCAATATACAGCCTCGAAAAAGATATCAAACAACACAACCGGATAAGAAACAGAATACTCCGTCCCATTGCCGACGGTATGTTGGAAGCCTGCCGAAACAAAAGTTTCAAGTAATCGAAGTCCATGCGTATCGCCATCGTTACACCATACACGTTACTTAACTTAGGATTGAAGCATTTACTACAAAAATACTTCGACACCACTCCTATATTATACAACGAGATTTCCGAGTTTTTCGATAACGCGCCCGAACAATTCGATGCCTATATTCTTTTCGCCGATACAATCATCGGATACAGCGATTTTTTCCTCCCTCGCAAAAGCAAAATCATACTCCTCGCCTCCGAAGGGTCTCACCTGCCCGAAACTTCAATGACTTCGTTAGACATACACGAAAGCGAAGAATCTCTGCTCGAAAAAATACAACAGTTCATCGAGCATTTAGACAAACAATCCGAAATCCTGCCTCACGAATTATCGCCTCGGGAAACCGAAGTATTGAGGCTGGTAGCCAAAGGGCTCATGAATAAAGAAATAGCCGATCGCCTGAATATAAGTATAAACACAGTACTCAGCCATCGAAAAAATCTAACGGCCAAATTAGGTATCAAGACCGTATCGGGGCTTAGCTTCTATGCAATGATGAACGGTTATATATCGGATATAGACGATAAATAACACCGTACAATTTTTTGAATATAATTATTTTTATCGTTTTTCGATAAAAATATACTGTTTTTCTTGTTCGTTCGGAAAATATTCTATTTCTTTGTCCTGACAATATAGAATATGACGTATATGTTTTACGACAAACGAACACAGAGAAAAATACAATTATTGAATTTGCTAATCGCATTACTCATTCTCATTCCCATACTTCTCGATTTCTCCAAAGGATTTATGATGGGGCTCAATTCCTCTGTCATCGGATTCCAAAATGGGCTGGAAGAATCGACTTTTCAGATTTGCACAGTCAAACCGGACTCATTGCAATTAAACCACATAGGAACGATCCCAAGTCTCAATCTCTCGTCCGACAATATTCTCTACCTTCCGGCATCGACGACACCCGTAGCACTGAGTATAAGTTCCGTAATACTGACTGGGCTTTCTTTCATCGCCCTTATTTGTATGATTATTAAATTAGTGCAATTGATAAAATCGGTTGCCTCAGATGGACTCATGAACCGTAGAAACATCAAACGATTGAGATTACTCTCCTATTTCATGATTACATTCTACCTCGTTAGCTATATAGATTCCTTTATCACCACGAGCTATTATCGTTCGCACCTCTCGTTGGGAGACAATCAAATTTGCTATCCCGAATTGAGCGCTTCGGTCACTATTGCATTTATTTTGCTGTTACTAGCCGAAATTTTGAATATAGCCTATAAACAACGCGAAGAATTAGACCTCACTATATAAATAACGACCATGCCTATTATTGTCAATCTCGATGTAATGATGGCGAAACGAAAAATTTCGCTTAATGAACTTTCGGGCAAAATAGATATCACTCCGGCCAATCTCTCTATCTTAAAGACAGGGAAAGCCAAAGCTATACGTTTCTCCACTCTCGAAGCTATTTGCAAAGAACTGAATTGCCAACCGGGAGATATACTAGAATACCAAGACGAAGAAAATACAATATAACTCACTTTAAATCAAACAAAAATGAATCTAAAAATGGTAAAATCGGGATTAGTGCTTGCCTGTGTAGCCCTTGCCCAATGGGTATCGGCACAACAAGCTCCTCAGATGGAAGCATTGCCCATCGATCCCAACGTACGCTACGGAGTCCTCGATAATGGTCTCACCTATTATGTACGTCACAACGAAACGCCGAAGAATCGTGCAGAATTCCACATTGCACAAAAGGTAGGTTCAATTCTCGAAAACGAAGACCAACGCGGATTGGCCCACTTCCTCGAACACATGGCATTCAACGGGACAGAACATTTTCCCGGTAAAAACATGTTAAACTACCTCGAAAACAAGGGTATCAAATTCGGCGTAGACATCAATGCCTATACCGGATTCGATGAAACCGTGTATCGTATATCCAATGTCCCCACTCAAAATCAAAATTTGGTAGACTCCTGTCTACTCGTTCTGTACGATTGGGCTTGTGCCATCTCTCTGAATGACAAAGACATCGACGAAGAACGCGGAGTTATCCATGAAGAGTGGAGAACTCGTGCCGATGCCAACTGGCGTACATGGGAAGTCTCGGTTCCTGTCATGTTTGCCGGTAGCCAATATGCCAACCGTATGCCCATCGGAACAATGGAAGTTGTCATGAATTTCCCCTATCAGGCACTACGCGACTACTATCACAAATGGTATCGCCCCGACCAACAAGGTATTATCGTTATCGGTGACTTCGATGCCGACAAAATGGAAGCTCAGATCAAAGAACTGTTCGGTAAAATCAAAATGCCCGAAAACGCGGCAGAGCGTATCTACTACACCGTACCCGACAACAAAGAACCTATCTTTGCATTCCACAAAGACAAAGAAGCCACATACACCCGGGTGGATATCTATATGAAACACGACCCCATGCCCCGCGAAATGAGAGGAACTATCAACGGGGCCATCAATGACTATATGGGACAAGTTGTCGGTATCATGTTTAACGACCGCATCTCCGAAATCACTCAAAAACCGGATGCTCCCTTCATTGCCGGAGCGATTTTCGACGGAGATTTCTTCGTTTCCAAAACCAAAGATGCATTTACTCTTATCGCTTTGGGTAAAGACAATGGAGCGATCGATGCCATAAAAGGTATTATGCGCGAAGCAGAACGTATCGACCGTTTCGGATTCACAGCTTCCGAATACGACCGTGCCCGGGCTACATTACTTTCTCGGTATGAAAACATGTACAAAGAACGCAACAATCACAAAAACATCGACTACGCCGAAGAGTACATCAGACACTTCATCGACGGCGGATATATTCCGGGTATCGAAATGGAATACAACCTGCTCAAACAAATATCTCCGGCCATTACGGTAGATATGGTAAACCAATACATCAAAACGCTTATTAGCGAAGACAATATGGTAATTTCACTGACCGGTCCCGATAAAGAAGGAGTATCCTATCCCGACAAAGACCAAGTTCTTGCCGCTATCAAAGAAGTCGAAGCAGAAGAAATTACTCCCTATGTCGACAATGTATCCAACGAACCGCTCATTTCCGACGAACCGGTTGCGGGTAAAATTGTAAAAAGTGCTGCCGGAAAGAAATTTGGAACAACCGAATGGACCCTTTCCAACGGAGTGAAAGTTATCCTCAAACCGACAGACTTCAAGAGCGATGAAATCTCTATGCAAGCCGTAAGCAAAGGAGGACTTTCCCTTTATGATTACACAGATCGTGCTTTGGTTAAAAATCTGAAAGCCGTCAATGAAATCGTTGAATTGAGCGGACTCGGGAAATACGGAAGAACAGACTTGATGAAAGCATTAGCCGGTAAAACCGTATCTACCTATTTTTCTTTGGGAGAACCTATGGAAATGATCAATGCCTCCTGCGCGACCAAAGACCTCAAAACCATGATGCAATTGGTATACCTCACCTTTACCGACATACATCGTGACGAAGATGCCTTCGCCGCATGGAAAGAGCAAATGAAAGCGGTACTGACAAACTATGCGAACGATCCTCAGTTCATTTTCAGCG harbors:
- a CDS encoding LuxR C-terminal-related transcriptional regulator, whose translation is MRIAIVTPYTLLNLGLKHLLQKYFDTTPILYNEISEFFDNAPEQFDAYILFADTIIGYSDFFLPRKSKIILLASEGSHLPETSMTSLDIHESEESLLEKIQQFIEHLDKQSEILPHELSPRETEVLRLVAKGLMNKEIADRLNISINTVLSHRKNLTAKLGIKTVSGLSFYAMMNGYISDIDDK
- a CDS encoding deoxycytidylate deaminase — encoded protein: MDTKKNITDKQLALDKRYIRMAQIWAENSYCQRRKVGALIVKDKMIISDGYNGTPAGFENCCEDENGHTYPFVLHAEANAITKVARSNNSSDGATLYVTSSPCIECSKLIIQAGISRVVFSEYYRLQDGIELLQKAGIQVDFIDPQADESIK
- a CDS encoding S41 family peptidase, with the protein product MNNEKARFVWVPLLIAVAIAGGILIGRFFSADTSFGKTARYDKIESLLQCIEQQYVDTVNRNDLIENVVPKVIGELDPHSAYIPAKDLESVNEELEGSFSGIGIQFNILNDTINVVSVISGGPSEKVGILAGDRIISVNDSAFVGKNISNEKVMKNLRGPKGTTVKLEILRKTAKNPLIYEVTRGDIPVNSVDAAYMLNDKSGYIKISKFGKTTYDEFITALSKLHNQGAENFIIDLRGNSGGLMDAAINMANEFLPANRLIVYAEGKAFEREDAVSNGTGTFQKEQVVVLTDEWSASASEIFAGAIQDNDRGLIIGRRTFGKGLVQQQIPFRDGSAIRLTVARYYTPSGRCIQKEYQLGKSEDYSMDIVNRYMHGEFFNADSIKQNKELVFHTVNGREVYGGGGIMPDIFVPRDTTGVTSYFNNVANEGLLYQYAFDYTDKYRDKLSTAKDVESLLSILEPNTLLNSFVQYAAQKGIRPRPVYINISRKLIVNTLQAYIARNILGEEAFYKLLLRDDETLRKARDIVNKGEGYPELPAENQVPR
- a CDS encoding helix-turn-helix domain-containing protein, with product MPIIVNLDVMMAKRKISLNELSGKIDITPANLSILKTGKAKAIRFSTLEAICKELNCQPGDILEYQDEENTI
- a CDS encoding 5-formyltetrahydrofolate cyclo-ligase — encoded protein: MSEKQQLRQQVKQLKQAISSEQRVALSQNICSAIEKLPGFETVSRILLYHALTDEVDTGLMLSRWSKKKQLYLPIVNGDNLIVSPYDPRFLKQGAFGIWEPGNTRETDPGSIDWIIVPGVAFDKKLNRLGRGKGYYDKLLVQTSATKIGICYELQLFDEIPAEPHDIKMDFIITENNIIHRKDELWH
- a CDS encoding DUF2975 domain-containing protein encodes the protein MTYMFYDKRTQRKIQLLNLLIALLILIPILLDFSKGFMMGLNSSVIGFQNGLEESTFQICTVKPDSLQLNHIGTIPSLNLSSDNILYLPASTTPVALSISSVILTGLSFIALICMIIKLVQLIKSVASDGLMNRRNIKRLRLLSYFMITFYLVSYIDSFITTSYYRSHLSLGDNQICYPELSASVTIAFILLLLAEILNIAYKQREELDLTI